The following coding sequences lie in one Pungitius pungitius chromosome 18, fPunPun2.1, whole genome shotgun sequence genomic window:
- the cdk5rap2 gene encoding CDK5 regulatory subunit-associated protein 2, whose product MDSVVGTDLTLPVDINGSCGLPDSIDAGEYSLDSMTAPSFPDKMSPIKALTMKDYENQITALKKENFNLKLRIYFMEERMQQKCDDSTEDIFKTNIELKVELESMKRDLAEKQELLVSASKALESLAGRESGEPQRVREQARREMDALRDAFNKRITDLEQSLQTAEQEVDKMAAIAEQEKLRNINMEKKLQALGPSSTFNPVPVPVHDLQQALQEKNNIIEQLQITLKNQEAVIHQKQSADQAGDAPSADRVKQLSDLIAKKDQEFEALRDELHRQKDKTTPDLQSEVRRVESCNKQLTEELTQIRSTNEDLSKTLEEIQNQNKTLLGRLEEKENELNSEKKNALKRDKTIQGLTQVFKEKENQIAELCHEIEDRDDALAKAREAAHKAQLQKYQGVEEHQNLLMATQTELAQLQGDHHAKLLEAQKLQRGLDRKEQELVDLLQAKDQLEVELEDLQQQKKKGDKALNDLNNQLKKLSGEIGDRESALEQQYQELLDQTKRKLQTHEVTIQRLTSTLADKEQQLQEYMNMVGDFEQSKSPGGNDNVLSKLRHRLKEKEKALEQALDEKFAAIEEKDNEIHQLQLSLREKERDLDRLNNLISHNEETLNSFDSMIKEKDVELQHLANTLKNLQRAKQDVEDNLNRSLREKDSIISQLQLSLEGKTKDMEEMAELTLSQSQTHTRDLAEQMGQRLKVTEAMLAEAVKARERLVADNESAVEGLLATISSKDQLMKESAEHYNRMLSERSQEILQLKKQLSDMQQQLVTAEKQSSTSAQKGYLELAELRALLAEKDGIINKLVQSGQVREERQKEEPDHVFELRQTIQILQEKLDEAELSRPSSEDNAEIILTSKKTVVILKKELAQKTEALNKALKRENELKISLRELQSLLSELEGRCEGQAANIESLTSTLKTKDEIIDDLHQRLGQGGDSRAKHTQDQVIGSSLERSLPGLPQRERTIIGGDSQQEALPKLVALQQEKDALNIALRAEQQLYSSLVRTVKEQDSAQRLHALQLELTAVQLLRQQLEEDIRTNEELRDDLEKEIHRAKLREGMERIDPKELQSMRHQLEDAQRWNASLQARLGAIQNRGGGVGGANDGDTLSFIGDQTSYMSICVVDGQDDGLALLSAQELRQKVHELQDCGSRLQTENDELQKRLSLLERSDGDAHDDEKKAVASSSSLKQQEQRAQEMSPVAHINRTHHSGQDKESQTDIKLGQMVSGKMLGDVSMDSGLGLIREHARSVNNTLDSGGRDSRQRNTDAMALKSLLTHCGDRLIRQYVEALQAAESTIAYLTACSLDSQGRFGSSASSGSDSAIHSRCVELQKALQEKEELNNQLLELLDLAGKAITSSNSQERMPGISDLCLKIETALQEVSPSSKRERPRGGSASTEDSMQELQRHSDSLQEALWQQNRLNAELQEKLRAADAAAQHDHNNDQEGERWRQVAERSLQERESPEREGGMGSCINPEITTVLMKCLGSAESAVSSLAAHCTNAGCRAPEGSSQSNLEFQMNLDKLQRALQERRELGAAAQSEPGGGLSPDGQLPRGLHSNLCRLYKVFNDHHQRICDLQASLQEDRGRREESEVHRTPQDAKGLPPGVQVELETLHKALREKRKACKSLEEKLATALTSPETARKALEQDDKGVQVDLQDLGYETSGKSENDREESSSTDLEVGVNPSCSASCLPSRHEQATFSSTENLDSTSSTPYPSSPALSSAKVSLKSLQVYDEYGASKDPLQLQAQVRELKVQLENQTKLILQMQGLLRRTSVCSDLVANASDPSPVKDQEDTRPEGRSQDRSYRSGRLGEKKEGETPAMNDRGSSLDMDLERERTLNRSTSEQHQQNRSGSTSPARLDSLVQSQARELSHLRQQMKESRGLGALQRRQLDELSKAFKELLQAGEVDYYVGEAVQEQLDKSLGILDRLEGRLGKGESRVVNEDAVALELSLRLTKELQEKNRLIQSLQGQLRSQGSVSQHSSHSDLCHSDRTSCHSSSTTQSGLQAESQQHLSDWTGADVGGAHAVSRLRGLRRENGRLQDQLRGSEELNTTLRSELDLHQSIMAQTGRRHQEQAQDQDASAPRTRRREGDVGSHKNAAEQPRSMDADSLAEHLQEIRVLRQRLEESINTNDRLREQLEKRLAEVEKDPAATNIFIHGNEEQGQLANEVRLLWGQNKVLNDQLSLVSKDKQKEREKLRETLARRTAKLEQSRRECAALMQENNQLQERLQHSSQANSHLQESVHRLQCEVKLQVQQLSDSQHLLQSLRVELQVYEKIKNEAHKQNESSEASRGLASGSVDLSELLSEIRHLRLQLERSIQTNTALRQRLEEQLLRGPNRSETININYLLSSPDEGGRSPGREGCDLLRQSFQSHSEHAGVLPDETGRAHSEEVGGSFSSSSGESVSSAPPRLVPGHRMWANRNGRHILGLIEDYNALRKQISEGRRLSRCMDKQLQESLHALKEQASDNKEQQHLKGLSGSVSSMQHVLEEAGRMLKLVWRVSLPAGHTAGGVASNQQDELLKNEIARLKSRLSQQERMLSGAVKRLRTTNQLKEGMERVIIDQLHLTHGVLKKARGNLETNYCSLFGPGEGDSAQWPVGGAQEPRPQWMSVLVPRGAAGRHSVL is encoded by the exons ATGGATTCCGTCGTGGGAACCGATTTGACGCTCCCCGTTGACATCAACGGAAG CTGCGGACTGCCCGACTCCATAGATGCTGGAGAATACTCCTTAGACAGCATGACAG CTCCATCCTTCCCTGACAAAATGTCCCCAATCAAAGCTCTCACCATGAAGGACTATGAGAAC CAAATCACAGCACTGAAGAAAGAGAACTTTAACCTGAAGCTACGGATCTACTTCATGGAGGAGCGCATGCAGCAGAAATGTGACGACTCCACCGAGGACATTTTCAAAACG AACATTGAGCTGAAGGTGGAGTTGGAGTCCATGAAGCGAGACCTGGCCGAGAAACAGGAGCTGCTTGTGTCTGCATC CAAAGCGTTGGAGAGTCTCGCTGGTCGAGAATCTGGAGAACCACAGCGTGTGAGAGAGCAAGCTCGGAGAGAGATGGATGCACTCCGAGATGCATTCAACAAGAGAATAACTGATCTGGAACAG TCCCTACAAACCGCGGAGCAAGAGGTCGACAAGATGGCAGCCATCGCTGAGCAGGAGAAGCTCAGGAATATTAACATGGAGAAGAAACTCCAAGCACTCGGCCCGTCGAGCACCTTTAACCCTGTCCCTGTCCCCGTCCACGACCTGCAGCAGGCCCTGCAGGAGAAAAACAA TATCATTGAGCAGCTTCAGATCACATTAAAGAACCAGGAAGCTGTGATCCATCAGAAGCAAAGTGCAGATCAAGCGGGCGATGCACCGTCAGCTGACCGTGTTAAACAGCTGTCGGATCTCATTGCCAAGAAAGATCAGGAGTTTGAG GCGCTGAGGGACGAGCTCCATCGACAGAAGGACAAAACGACACCGGACCTTCAG AGTGAGGTCAGGCGAGTGGAGAGCTGCAATAAGCAGCTGACTGAAGAGCTCACCCAGATCAGAAGCACCAATGAAGACCTGTCTAAAACACTGGAGGAAATCCAGAATCAAAACAAG ACTCTGTTAGGTAggttggaggagaaggagaatgaACTCAACTCTGAGAAGAAAAATGCCCTAAAGCGAGACAAAACTATCCAGGGGCTTACTCAGGTcttcaaagaaaaggaaaatcag ATTGCAGAGCTGTGTCATGAGATTGAGGACCGGGATGATGCTTTAGCCAAAGCTCGAGAGGCAGCACACAAGGCCCAGCTGCAGAAATACCAG GGAGTAGAGGAACACCAAAATCTATTAATGGCAACGCAAACAGAGCTTGCCCAACTCCAAGGGGATCATCATGCCAAGTTGCTCGAGGCCCAAAAGCTGCAGCGTGGCCTCGACAggaaggagcaggagctggTTGACTTGCTGCAGGCCAAGGACCAGCTAGAGGTGGAACTAGaggacctgcagcagcagaagaagaaaggagacaAGGCCCTGAAT gATCTGAACAATCAGCTCAAAAAGCTGAGCGGTGAGATCGGAGACAGGGAGAGTGCTCTCGAGCAGCAGTACCAGGAGCTGCTGGATCAGACCAAAAGAAAACTGCAGACCCACGAGGTCACCATCCAGCGGCTCACTTCCACTCTGGCCGACAAAGAACAGCAGTTACAG GAGTACATGAACATGGTCGGAGACTTCGAGCAGAGTAAAAGTCCAGGAGGAAATGATAATGTGCTTTCCAAGCTGCGGCATCGgctgaaagaaaaggagaaggctCTGGAG CAAGCGCTGGATGAGAAGTTTGCTGCCATTGAGGAGAAAGACAATGAGATTCACCAGCTGCAGCTGTCcctcagagagaaggagagggatcTTGATAGGCTCAATAACTTGATCTCTCACAACGAGGAAACCCTCAAT agTTTTGACAGTATGATCAAGGAGAAGGACGTTGAGCTGCAGCATCTCGCTAACACGCTAAAGAACCTCCAGAGAGCTAAGCAGGATGTAGAAGATAACTTGAACAGATCCCTGAGGGAGAAGGACTCCATCATTAGTCAGCTGCAGCTCTCCCTGGAGGGCAAGACGAAGGATATGGAG GAAATGGCCGAATTAACGCTGAGCCAGTCGCAGACTCACACACGTGACCTCGCTGAGCAGATGGGCCAGAGGCTAAAGGTCACAGAGGCTATGCTGGCAGAGGCTGTGAAGGCAAGAGAAAGGCTGGTTGCTGACAATGAGAGTGCTGTGGAAGGCCTGTTGGCTACAATCAGCAGCAAGGATCAGCTCATGAAG GAGTCTGCAGAGCACTACAACCGCATGCTGTCGGAGCGCAGCCAGGAGATTCTGCAACTGAAGAAGCAGCTGTCCgacatgcagcagcagcttgtcaCTGCCGAGAAGCAAAGCTCCACATCAGCCCAGAAGGGTTATTTAGAGCTAGCAGAGCTCCGAGCCCTGCTTGCCGAGAAAGACGGCATCATCAAC AAACTTGTGCAGAGTGGTcaggtgagggaggagaggcagaaagaggagCCCGATCATGTGTTTGAGCTCCGACAAACTATACAAATCTTGCAAGAGAAGTTGGACGAAG CTGAGCTTTCCAGGCCGAGCAGTGAGGATAATGCAGAAATCATTCTGACCTCTAAGAAAACAGTCGTCATTTTGAAAAAGGAGCTGGCGCAGAAAACCGAGGCACTGAATAAAGCACTAAAGAGGGAGAATGAGCTGAAG ATTTCTTTGCGAGAGCTCCAGTCATTGCTATCCGAACTGGAGGGTCGATGTGAAGGTCAGGCTGCTAACATCGAGTCTCTGACTTCCACTCTGAAGACCAAGGACGAGATTATCGAT GATCTCCACCAACGCCTCGGTCAGGGAGGGGACAGTCGGGCCAAGCACACCCAGGATCAGGTCATCGGCTCCAGCCTGGAGAGATCACTCCCGGGTctccctcagagagagagaaccatcATTGGTGGAGATAGCCAGCAAGAA GCTTTGCCCAAACTTGTAGCCTTGCAGCAGGAGAAAGATGCTCTGAACATAGCACTAAGAGCCGAACAGCAGCTCTACTCCAGCCTGGTCAGGACTGTAAAGGAGCAGGACAG CGCCCAGCGTCTCCATGCTCTGCAGCTGGAGCTGACAGCGGTGCAGCTGCTCAGGCAGCAGCTAGAGGAAGACATCAGAACGAATGAGGAGCTGAGGGACGACTTGGAGAAAGAGATTCACCGAGCCAAACTCCGAGAAG GTATGGAGCGGATCGATCCTAAAGAACTGCAGAGCATGAGACATCAACTGGAAGATGCACAGCGCTGGAATGCCTCGCTGCAAGCTCGCTTGGGAGCCATCCAGAACCGCGGAGGAGGGGTTGGTGGTGCCAACGACG GTGACACTTTGAGTTTCATCGGGGATCAGACTTCCTACATGAGCATCTGTGTAGTCGACGGGCAGGATGACGGCTTGGCTCTGCTTTCTGCACAGGAGCTCCGGCAGAAG GTGCACGAGCTCCAGGATTGTGGCAGCAGGCTTCAGACAGAAAACGACGAGCTGCAGAAGCGGCTGTCGTTGTTGGAGAGGTCAGACGGTGACGCGCATGACGACGAAAAGAAAGCTGTGGCCAGCAGTAGCTCCTTAAAACAG caggagcagaggGCACAGGAGATGTCGCCTGTGGCTCACATCAACAGGACGCATCACTCTGGACAGGATAAAGAGAGTCAGACAGACATCAAACTAGGACAG ATGGTGTCTGGAAAGATGTTGGGGGATGTAAGCATGGACAGTGGCCTTGGCCTGATCAGAGAGCATGCTCGGTCGGTCAACAACACCCTGGACTCTGGAGGGAGAGATTCTAGGCAGAGGAACACTGATGCAATGGCCCTTAAATCCCTGCTTACTCATTGCGGG GACCGGCTCATTCGCCAGTACGTGGAGGCCTTGCAGGCTGCTGAGTCCACCATTGCTTACTTGACTGCCTGCAGTCTGGACAGCCAGGGGCGATTTGGCTCCAGTGCATCTTCAGGTTCTGATTCTGCCATTCACAGCAGGTGCGTGGAGCTGCAAAAggccctgcaggagaaggaggagctcaaCAACCAGCTTTTAGAGCTTCTGGACTTGGCAGGGAAAGCTATCACCTCCTCCAACAGCCAAGAAAGGATGCCAGGAATCAGTGATTTATGTTTGAAGATAGAGACGGCCTTGCAGGAGGTGAGCCCGTCCTCTAAAAGAGAGCGCCCGAGAGGTGGTTCCGCAAGCACAGAGGACTCGATGCAGGAGCTGCAGCGACACAGCGACTCTTTGCAGGAGGCACTGTGGCAGCAGAACAGGCTTAACGcggagctgcaggagaaactGAGGGCTGCAGATGCCGCCGCTCAACACGACCACAACAATGACCAGGAGGGTGAACGTTGGAGGCAGGTAGCGGAAAGGTCACTTCAGGAAAGGGAATCACCAGAACGGGAAGGTGGAATGGGTAGCTGTATAAACCCGGAGATTACCACGGTTCTGATGAAGTGCCTCGGCTCCGCAGAGTCAGCCGTTTCTTCGCTGGCCGCACACTGTACAAACGCCGGCTGCCGGGCTCCTGAGGGATCATCACAGAGCAATCTGGAGTTTCAGATGAATTTAGACAAACTTCAGAGAGCCCTGCAAGAGAGGCGGGAGCTGGGAGCAGCCGCCCAGTCAGAACCCGGCGGCGGTCTGTCCCCGGACGGACAGCTTCCCCGAGGGCTCCACAGCAACCTGTGCCGCCTCTACAAGGTCTTCAACGATCACCACCAGAGGATCTGTGACCTCCAGGCTTCCCTGCAAGAAGACAGAGGCCGTAGGGAGGAGAGTGAGGTCCACCGGACACCGCAGGATGCAAAGGGGTTACCACCCGGTGTCCAGGTTGAACTGGAGACCCTCCATAAGGcgctgagggagaagaggaaagcGTGTAAAAGCCTGGAGGAGAAACTGGCCACGGCTCTAACCTCCCCTGAAACCGCGCGGAAAG CTCTGGAGCAGGATGACAAAGGCGTGCAGGTGGATTTGCAGGACCTGGGTTACGAAACCAGTGGCAAGAGTGAGAACGATAGGGAAGAGAGCAGTAGCACAG ATCTAGAGGTTGGTGTGAACCCTAGTTGCAGCGCCTCTTGCCTGCCTTCCCGACACGAGCAGGCCACCTTCTCCTCTACGGAGAACCTGGACTCCACCTCCAGCACCCCGTACCCAAGTTCCCCAGCTCTCAGCTCAGCCAAG GTCAGTCTGAAAAGCCTGCAGGTCTACGATGAGTACGGTGCTTCTAAGGACCCTCTGCAGCTTCAGGCACAGGTCCGAGAGCTCAAGGTCCAGCTGGAGAACCAGACCAAACTCATCCTCCAAATGCAAGGTCTTCTGCGCAGGACGTCTGTCTGCAGCGACCTGGTCGCCAACGCCTCTGATCCCTCACCCGTCAAGGATCAAGAAGACACGCGGCCGGAGGGCCGCAGCCAAGATAGGAGCTACAGAAGTGGGCGGCTCGGGGAGAAAAAGGAGGGTGAGACCCCGGCGATGAACGATCGAGGCAGCTCTCTGGATATGGACCTGGAAAGAGAAAGGACACTGAACAGAAGCACGAGTGAACAGCATCAGCAGAACCGCAGCGGCTCCACATCACCCGCGAG ACTGGACTCTTTGGTGCAGTCGCAGGCCAGGGAGCTGTCACACCTGAGGCAGCAGATGAAGGAGAGCCGCGGGTTGGGGGCGCTGCAGCGACGGCAGCTGGACGAGCTGAGCAAGGCCTtcaaggagctgctgcaggccggCGAGGTCGACTACTACGTGGGCGAGGCGGTCCAAGAGCAGCTGGACAAGAGCCTCGGCATTCTGGACCGGCTTGAAGGACGGCTGGGCAAAG GAGAGTCTCGTGTGGTTAATGAGGACGCGGTGGCCCTGGAACTGTCTCTGAG gTTGAcaaaggagctgcaggagaagaacCGCCTGATCCAGAGTCTGCAGGGCCAGTTGAGAAGCCAAGGCTCCGTCAGCCAACACAGCTCTCACTCTGACCTGTGCCACTCGGACAGGACGTCCTGCCACAGCAGCTCGACCACGCAGAGTGGACTTCAAGCCGAGA GCCAGCAACACCTTTCTGATTGGACAGGAGCGGATGTAGGAGGAGCCCACGCTGTCAGCCGACTGCGGGGCCTGCGGAGGGAAAACGGGCGGCTACAGGATCAGCTGAGGGGCAGCGAGGAGCTCAACACCACCCTGCGAAGTGAACTGGATCTGCATCAATCAATCATGGCCCAGACCGGCCGCCGCCATCAGGAACAGGCTCAGGACCAGGACGCGTCGGCGCCCCGGACCCGCCGGCGAGAAGGAGACGTCGGCTCGCACAAGAATGCTGCCGAACAGCCTCGCTCCATGGACGCAG ACTCGCTGgcagaacatctgcaggagaTCCGCGTGCTGCGACAGCGCCTGGAGGAGAGCATCAACACCAACGACCGTCtcagggagcagctggagaagagaCTAGCGGAGGTGGAGAAAGATCCAG CAGCCACCAACATCTTCATCCACGGTAACGAGGAGCAGGGTCAGCTGGCCAATGAGGTGCGTCTCCTCTGGGGACAGAACAAAGTCCTCAATGACCAGCTCAGCCTGGTGTCAAAAg ACAAGCAGAAGGAGCGCGAGAAGCTCCGGGAGACTCTGGCCAGGAGGACGGCCAAACTGGAGCAGAGCAGGAGGGAGTGTGCAGCCCTGATGCAAGAAAACAACCAGctgcaggagaggctgcagcacAGCAGCCAAGCAAACTCCCATCTGCAGGAGTCTgtgcacag GTTGCAGTGTGAGGTGAAGCTTCAGGTGCAGCAGCTGTCCGACTCCCAGCATCTTCTGCAGTCGCTGCGGGTGGAGCTGCAAGTTTATGAAAAGATCAAGAACGAAGCTCACAAACAAaatg AGTCCAGCGAGGCGTCCCGGGGTCTCGCCTCGGGCTCAGTGGACCTGAGCGAGCTGCTGTCGGAGATCAGACACCTgaggctgcagctggagagGAGCATCCAGACCAACACGGCACTGCGACAGagactggaggagcagctgctcaGAGGACCCAACCGCTCTGAGACCATTAACATCAACTACCTGCTGTCCTCTCCAG ATGAAGGAGGCAGGTCACCAGGTCGCGAAGGCTGCGATCTCCTCCGTCAGTCGTTCCAGAGTCACAGCGAACACGCCGGTGTCCTCCCCG ATGAGACGGGCCGCGCTCACTCGGAGGAGGTCGGCGGCTCGTTCAGCAGCAGCTCGGGGGAGAGCGtctccagcgcccccccccgcctggtGCCCGGCCACCGGATGTGGGCCAATCGCAACGGGCGGCATATTTTGGGTCTGATCGAGGACTACAACGCCCTGCGCAAGCAGATCTCAGAGGGCCGCAGGCTGTCGCGCTGCATGGACAAGCAACTGCAGGAGAGTCTGCACGCACTCAAAGAGCAGGCCTCCGACAACAAG GAACAGCAGCATCTAAAGGGCCTGTCGGGCAGCGTGAGCAGCATGCAGCACGTGCTGGAAGAGGCTGGCCGGATGCTCAAGCTGGTTTGGAGGGTCTCTTTGCCAGCTGGTCACACGGCAGGGGGCGTCGCAAGCAACCAGCAG GATGAGCTGCTCAAAAATGAGATCGCCCGACTGAAGAGCAGGCTGTCGCAGCAGGAGAGGAT